One stretch of Enterobacter sp. RHBSTW-00994 DNA includes these proteins:
- the norV gene encoding anaerobic nitric oxide reductase flavorubredoxin, which yields MSILVKNNIHWVGQRDWEVRDFHGTEYKTLRGSSYNSYLIREGKNVLIDTVDHKFSREFVQNLRSEIDLKAIDYIIINHAEEDHAGALTELMSYIPDTPIYCTTNAIDSINGHHHHPEWNFHTVKTGDALDIGNGKQLIFVETPMLHWPDSMMTYMTGDAVLFSNDAFGQHYCDERLFNDEVDQTELFEQCQRYYANILTPFSRLVTPKITEILGFNLPVDMIATSHGVVWRENPAQIVELYLKWAADYQEDRITLFYDTMSNNTRMMADAIAQGINEVDPNVAVKIFNVARSDKNDILTNVFRSKGVLVGTSTMNNVMMPKIAGLVEEMTGLRFRNKRASAFGSHGWSGGAVDRLSTRLQDAGFEMSMSLKAKWRPDIDALEICRQHGRDIARQWALAPLPESTVKPAQQQASASVTTADLGPCMQCSVCQWIYDPELGEPLQDVAPGTPWCDVPDNFLCPECSLGKDVFDELATEAK from the coding sequence ATGTCTATTCTGGTTAAAAATAACATTCATTGGGTTGGTCAACGTGACTGGGAAGTGCGTGATTTCCACGGGACGGAATATAAAACCCTGCGCGGCAGCAGCTACAACAGCTATCTCATTCGCGAAGGTAAAAATGTTCTGATCGATACCGTCGATCACAAATTCAGCCGTGAGTTCGTGCAAAACCTGCGCAGTGAAATCGATCTGAAGGCTATCGACTACATCATCATCAACCACGCGGAAGAAGACCACGCCGGCGCATTGACCGAGCTAATGTCTTACATTCCGGACACCCCGATTTACTGCACCACCAATGCCATCGACTCCATCAACGGCCATCACCACCATCCGGAGTGGAATTTCCATACCGTGAAAACCGGTGACGCCCTGGACATCGGTAACGGCAAACAGTTGATCTTCGTTGAAACTCCGATGTTGCACTGGCCCGACAGCATGATGACCTACATGACCGGTGATGCGGTACTGTTCAGTAACGACGCCTTCGGCCAGCACTACTGTGACGAACGCCTGTTCAACGATGAAGTGGATCAGACCGAACTCTTCGAACAGTGCCAGCGCTACTACGCCAATATCCTGACCCCGTTCAGCCGTCTGGTCACACCCAAAATCACCGAAATCCTCGGCTTCAACCTGCCTGTCGATATGATTGCGACCTCTCACGGCGTGGTATGGCGTGAAAACCCAGCCCAGATTGTTGAGTTGTACCTGAAATGGGCGGCAGATTATCAGGAAGATCGCATCACCCTTTTCTACGACACCATGTCCAACAACACCCGCATGATGGCCGATGCTATCGCCCAGGGCATTAACGAAGTTGACCCTAACGTGGCCGTGAAAATTTTCAATGTGGCGCGCAGCGATAAAAACGACATCCTGACCAACGTCTTCCGCTCTAAAGGCGTGCTGGTCGGTACATCCACCATGAACAACGTGATGATGCCGAAAATCGCCGGTCTGGTCGAAGAGATGACAGGCCTGCGTTTTCGTAATAAACGTGCCAGTGCCTTTGGATCTCACGGCTGGAGCGGCGGCGCGGTAGACCGCCTCTCCACACGCTTACAGGATGCCGGTTTTGAGATGTCGATGAGCCTGAAAGCCAAATGGCGTCCGGACATTGATGCCCTGGAAATCTGCCGTCAGCATGGCCGCGACATCGCACGTCAGTGGGCGCTCGCTCCCCTGCCTGAATCCACGGTGAAACCTGCGCAACAACAAGCCAGCGCCAGTGTCACCACTGCCGATCTTGGCCCATGCATGCAGTGCAGCGTCTGCCAGTGGATTTACGATCCTGAACTGGGCGAGCCGTTGCAGGACGTTGCACCTGGAACACCGTGGTGCGACGTACCGGACAACTTCCTGTGCCCGGAATGTTCACTCGGTAAGGACGTCTTTGACGAGCTGGCGACGGAGGCAAAATGA
- the norW gene encoding NADH:flavorubredoxin reductase NorW, with product MSNGIVIIGSGFAARQLVKNIRKQDTNIPLTLIAADSMDEYNKPDLSHVISQNQRAEELTRQTAGEFAELFNLRLFPYTWVTDIDSAAHVVKAKDKSWQYDKLVLATGASAFVPPVEGRELMITLNSQQEYQASETRLRDAQRVMIVGGGLIGTELAMDFCRAGKSVTLVDHASSILSALMPAEVSSRLQHRLTDMGVHLLLKSRLESLAKTDCGIRATFDRHRGIDVDVVIAATGLRPETALAHRAGAETHRGVNVDSYLQTSQPDIYALGDCAEINGQVLPFLQPIQLSALYLAKNLLGASTPLKLPAMLVKVKTPELPLHLAGETQRQDLSWQIAIEPQGMVARGVDSDGQMRAFVVSEDRMKEAFALLKSLPA from the coding sequence ATGAGCAACGGAATCGTCATCATCGGCTCGGGTTTTGCCGCCCGCCAACTGGTGAAAAATATTCGCAAACAAGATACGAATATTCCGCTGACGCTGATCGCCGCTGACAGCATGGACGAGTATAACAAGCCCGATTTAAGCCATGTCATCAGCCAGAATCAGCGTGCAGAAGAACTGACCCGCCAGACGGCGGGGGAGTTTGCGGAACTGTTTAACCTGCGGCTGTTCCCCTATACCTGGGTAACGGATATTGATTCCGCCGCACATGTGGTGAAAGCCAAAGACAAGAGCTGGCAGTACGACAAGCTGGTACTGGCGACCGGGGCATCGGCGTTTGTCCCGCCAGTGGAAGGTCGCGAGCTGATGATCACTCTCAACAGCCAGCAAGAGTATCAGGCCAGCGAAACCCGGCTTCGTGATGCTCAGCGCGTGATGATTGTTGGCGGAGGTCTGATTGGGACTGAGCTGGCGATGGATTTTTGCCGGGCGGGTAAATCCGTCACGCTGGTGGATCACGCATCGAGCATTCTGTCAGCCCTGATGCCAGCAGAAGTGAGCAGTCGCTTACAGCATCGTCTGACCGATATGGGTGTGCATCTGCTGCTGAAATCCAGGCTGGAAAGCCTGGCAAAAACAGACTGCGGCATTCGGGCGACCTTCGACCGCCATCGCGGTATTGACGTGGACGTCGTTATCGCGGCGACGGGCCTGCGCCCGGAAACCGCTCTGGCGCATCGCGCCGGAGCTGAAACACACCGTGGTGTGAACGTCGACAGCTATCTGCAAACCTCGCAGCCGGATATTTACGCGCTTGGCGACTGCGCAGAAATTAATGGTCAGGTGCTGCCCTTCCTGCAGCCGATCCAGTTAAGCGCATTGTATCTGGCAAAAAATCTGCTTGGGGCCAGCACGCCACTCAAATTACCGGCCATGCTGGTGAAGGTGAAAACACCGGAGCTGCCGCTGCATCTCGCGGGCGAAACACAGCGGCAGGATTTGAGCTGGCAGATTGCCATTGAGCCGCAGGGAATGGTGGCTCGCGGCGTCGACAGCGACGGTCAGATGCGCGCCTTTGTCGTTAGCGAAGATCGGATGAAGGAGGCTTTCGCTCTGTTGAAATCCCTGCCCGCTTAA
- a CDS encoding SgrR family transcriptional regulator — MRQLQKIRQYQRLSQHYGAEPTLTTIAEVAEVALCSERHARPLLRQLAQSGWLLWDAQPGRGHRATLHCKASTSELSAPLMHACLEKGDYQSALQLADGNPASLHHIITPFLGGKWLKHQPTLRIPWYRPLTSLHPALQRRRAEQHIICAVHAGLTRYAPGQTQPAPDLAHHWDISDDTLCWRFYLRSGAHWHNGQAISDSDILSALQQALADPTRNTGLRHISQVTLSAPWCLQITLNAPDAFLAHRLAHHACRLPHPQLPDIGAGPFAIAHHHSHYLRLERQPWYFAAHPLLHAIEFWRTRSGTPTPAWITVGKGQNAQQTASSTNGGFTWLMMNARLSQPLATWLRQEILDINQQRFSARDDLLPRTEILPGLETPRFRIAPDAPLPETLTLVFYHTPELYELAKTLRARLKKRRCELMICAKDRDAWHAQDALVDADLLLGDYLSGELPGFALAEWFTDEPAWATALSETVWQDEKQKLMGYCVSEASLSRHLVPFFRRLLESGACTPLFHYRYRINTMENVQDIVLTAGGWLDFTRAWLPPVQE; from the coding sequence ATGCGACAACTGCAAAAAATTCGACAATATCAACGCCTTTCGCAGCACTACGGTGCAGAGCCCACGCTGACAACAATTGCCGAAGTGGCTGAAGTCGCCCTGTGCAGTGAGCGCCACGCACGCCCCCTGCTGCGCCAGCTTGCGCAGAGTGGATGGTTACTCTGGGACGCGCAACCAGGGCGTGGTCACCGGGCAACTCTGCACTGCAAGGCAAGCACCAGTGAACTCAGTGCGCCGCTCATGCATGCCTGTCTGGAAAAAGGGGATTACCAAAGTGCCCTACAGCTGGCCGATGGCAACCCGGCCAGCCTGCATCACATCATCACGCCGTTTCTCGGCGGGAAATGGCTCAAGCACCAGCCGACATTGCGTATCCCCTGGTATCGTCCGCTCACCTCGCTTCACCCGGCATTGCAGCGCCGTCGCGCCGAGCAACATATTATCTGTGCCGTTCACGCGGGGCTGACGCGTTATGCGCCAGGTCAGACACAGCCTGCGCCTGATCTGGCGCATCACTGGGATATCAGCGACGACACATTGTGCTGGCGGTTTTATCTGCGCAGCGGCGCGCACTGGCATAACGGGCAGGCGATCAGCGATAGCGACATTCTCAGCGCGCTGCAACAGGCACTGGCCGATCCAACGCGAAATACCGGGCTGCGGCATATCAGCCAGGTGACGCTCAGCGCCCCCTGGTGTCTGCAAATCACCCTCAACGCCCCGGATGCATTTCTGGCACATCGTCTTGCGCATCACGCTTGCCGCCTCCCTCACCCACAACTGCCGGATATCGGGGCGGGTCCCTTTGCCATCGCCCACCATCATTCACACTATTTGCGTCTGGAGCGGCAACCCTGGTACTTTGCCGCGCACCCGCTCCTGCATGCCATTGAATTCTGGCGAACTCGCTCCGGGACGCCCACCCCCGCCTGGATAACCGTGGGAAAAGGCCAAAACGCCCAGCAGACAGCCTCTTCCACCAATGGCGGTTTCACCTGGCTCATGATGAACGCCAGGCTGTCCCAGCCGCTCGCGACCTGGCTGCGCCAGGAAATTCTGGACATCAACCAGCAACGCTTCTCTGCGCGGGATGATTTACTGCCCCGCACTGAAATACTTCCGGGACTGGAGACACCCCGGTTCCGGATAGCGCCTGACGCGCCGTTGCCTGAAACATTGACGCTGGTCTTTTATCACACACCCGAGCTTTATGAACTCGCCAAGACGCTCCGCGCTCGCCTGAAAAAACGGCGGTGTGAACTGATGATCTGTGCAAAAGACCGCGATGCATGGCACGCTCAGGACGCACTCGTCGATGCCGATCTCCTGCTCGGTGATTACCTGTCTGGAGAATTACCCGGCTTTGCGCTGGCTGAATGGTTTACGGACGAGCCGGCATGGGCCACGGCGTTGAGTGAGACAGTGTGGCAGGATGAGAAGCAGAAACTGATGGGGTACTGCGTGAGCGAAGCGAGTCTGAGCCGTCATCTCGTCCCCTTCTTTCGCCGTTTGCTGGAAAGCGGCGCATGTACGCCGCTCTTTCACTACCGTTATCGCATCAACACCATGGAAAACGTGCAGGACATTGTGCTGACAGCCGGTGGCTGGCTTGATTTCACCCGCGCCTGGCTGCCGCCTGTTCAGGAATGA
- a CDS encoding HoxN/HupN/NixA family nickel/cobalt transporter, translated as MLRLLRNEPRAALLLLALVMANLLAWGFAWQTFSGSTALMAASLLAWCYGLRHAVDADHIAAIDTVTRKMMQQGKRPSGVGAWFSLGHSTIVVLASIAIAATATAFQKNMAWFHETGSLIGTAVSATFLLAMALVNMVILHGVWRSFQALKKGQTATSDVQFTAQGGVMNWLFGTTFRLVNKSWQMYLVGFLFGLGFDTATEIGVLGISAASASSGMSVWSIMIFPALFASGMALIDTIDNLLMVGAYGWAFNKPQRKLYYNMTITGTSVVVALFIGGLEALGLLMDKFALSGGIWDAIGAVNDNLGNAGFVVVGLFIACWLISMINYRWRGYDALVVHS; from the coding sequence ATGTTACGACTCTTACGCAATGAACCTCGTGCAGCACTTTTGCTGCTGGCTCTGGTGATGGCCAATCTGTTGGCCTGGGGCTTTGCATGGCAGACCTTCAGCGGTAGCACGGCGCTGATGGCCGCAAGCCTGCTGGCCTGGTGCTACGGATTGCGTCATGCGGTGGACGCCGACCATATCGCGGCGATTGATACTGTCACCCGTAAGATGATGCAGCAGGGCAAACGCCCGTCCGGCGTGGGGGCGTGGTTCTCTCTTGGGCACTCCACCATCGTGGTGCTGGCTTCAATTGCAATAGCGGCAACGGCCACCGCATTTCAGAAGAACATGGCCTGGTTTCATGAGACGGGCAGTCTGATCGGTACTGCTGTTTCGGCCACGTTTTTACTGGCGATGGCACTGGTCAATATGGTGATTTTACACGGCGTATGGCGGAGTTTTCAGGCGCTGAAAAAGGGCCAGACGGCAACCAGTGACGTGCAGTTTACGGCCCAGGGCGGGGTGATGAACTGGCTGTTTGGTACGACCTTCCGCCTCGTCAATAAAAGCTGGCAGATGTACCTGGTCGGTTTTCTGTTTGGTCTCGGTTTTGATACCGCCACTGAAATTGGCGTATTAGGGATCTCTGCAGCCAGTGCGTCGAGCGGAATGTCAGTCTGGTCAATCATGATCTTCCCGGCGTTGTTTGCCAGCGGAATGGCGCTGATCGACACCATCGATAATTTACTGATGGTCGGGGCCTATGGCTGGGCATTCAACAAACCGCAGCGCAAGCTCTACTACAACATGACGATCACTGGCACATCCGTTGTGGTTGCGCTGTTTATCGGTGGACTGGAAGCGCTTGGTCTGCTGATGGACAAGTTCGCGCTTAGCGGCGGTATCTGGGATGCCATTGGCGCGGTGAATGACAATCTCGGTAATGCCGGGTTTGTGGTCGTTGGGCTATTTATCGCCTGCTGGCTGATCTCGATGATCAACTACCGCTGGCGTGGTTATGACGCGCTGGTGGTTCATTCCTGA
- the hypF gene encoding carbamoyltransferase HypF gives MNGNGVQLRVRGKVQGVGFRPFVWQLAHQMQLTGDVCNDGEGVLVRLLGNGGDFTARLRQQCPPLARIDEVETQPYAWLAEPAGFTIRQSAGGVMDTQIVPDAATCPACLAEMRDPHERRYRYPFINCTHCGPRFTIIRAMPYDRPATVMARFPLCKPCDAEYRNPADRRFHAQPVACPDCGPELEWRAEGVHATRDAALNAAVEMLKNGGIVAIKGLGGFHLACDAQNGQAVARLRARKHRPTKPLAVMIPQADGLPDTLSVRLHSPAAPIVLTPKVWLPDLPHDIAPGLETIGIMLPANPLQHLLMMDLQRPLVMTSGNLSGKPPATSNTHALAMLGNIADGVLLHNRDILQRMDDSVLDQDGAMLRRARGFVPDAIPLPSGFTAIPAMLCLGAEMKNTFCLVRDGQAVLSQHFGDLSDDGVERQWRTALSVIQQMYAFTPERVVCDAHPGYRARQWAQDQMLPVEAVLHHHAHAAACLAENGWPLEGEDVIALTLDGIGMGDNGELWGGECLRVNYLECEHLGGLPAVALPGGDLAASQPWRNLLAHCLAFVPDWQQRAEAHAVLAQNWPLLATAIGRGINAPLASSCGRLFDAVACALGITPEAQRYEGEAACKLEALAAHGSGTEHPVTLAVENGNLVLRTFWQQWLDWQAEPCERAWAFHDALAKGLAELVTHHARRFTIRTVCCSGGVLHNRLLRARLQHHLHEFNLLFPYRLPAGDGAISFGQAVVAAARSCSQRISNVTTLTQ, from the coding sequence ATGAACGGTAACGGCGTACAACTGCGGGTGCGCGGCAAAGTACAGGGCGTGGGGTTTCGTCCTTTCGTCTGGCAACTGGCGCATCAGATGCAGTTAACTGGCGACGTGTGTAATGACGGTGAGGGTGTGCTGGTGCGTCTCCTCGGTAATGGGGGGGATTTTACCGCGAGGTTGCGCCAGCAGTGCCCACCGTTAGCCCGTATCGACGAGGTTGAAACGCAGCCTTACGCCTGGCTGGCTGAACCTGCCGGTTTCACCATCCGGCAGAGTGCGGGTGGGGTGATGGACACACAGATTGTGCCGGATGCCGCCACCTGCCCCGCGTGTCTGGCGGAGATGCGCGATCCCCATGAACGCCGCTACCGTTACCCGTTTATCAACTGCACGCATTGCGGACCCCGCTTTACCATCATTCGTGCGATGCCTTATGACCGTCCCGCGACCGTCATGGCGCGGTTCCCGCTCTGTAAGCCATGTGATGCGGAGTACCGTAATCCTGCCGATCGACGCTTTCACGCCCAGCCTGTAGCCTGCCCGGATTGCGGGCCTGAGCTTGAATGGCGAGCCGAAGGCGTGCACGCGACGCGCGACGCGGCTCTGAATGCCGCGGTTGAAATGCTAAAAAATGGCGGGATTGTGGCCATCAAAGGCCTGGGCGGTTTTCATCTGGCATGTGATGCGCAAAATGGACAGGCGGTGGCGCGGTTACGGGCACGAAAACACCGCCCGACGAAGCCGCTGGCGGTGATGATCCCGCAGGCGGATGGTCTGCCTGACACGCTTAGTGTGCGCCTGCACTCTCCCGCAGCTCCCATTGTGCTCACCCCCAAAGTATGGCTTCCCGATTTGCCACACGACATCGCACCGGGTCTGGAGACCATTGGCATCATGTTACCTGCAAACCCGCTTCAGCATCTGTTGATGATGGATCTTCAGCGCCCACTGGTGATGACATCTGGCAATCTCAGCGGTAAGCCGCCGGCAACCAGCAACACACACGCGCTGGCGATGTTGGGGAATATTGCCGATGGCGTGCTGCTGCACAACCGCGACATCCTGCAACGCATGGATGATTCTGTACTCGATCAGGATGGTGCGATGCTGCGCCGCGCACGTGGTTTTGTACCGGATGCAATTCCGTTGCCTTCAGGCTTCACCGCAATCCCGGCCATGTTGTGTCTGGGAGCGGAGATGAAAAATACCTTCTGCCTGGTGCGTGATGGCCAGGCGGTGTTGAGCCAGCATTTTGGCGATCTCAGTGATGACGGTGTCGAAAGACAGTGGCGTACTGCGCTGTCGGTGATCCAGCAGATGTATGCCTTCACACCAGAACGCGTGGTGTGCGATGCTCACCCTGGATACCGCGCCCGTCAATGGGCGCAAGACCAGATGTTGCCTGTCGAGGCCGTGTTGCATCACCATGCCCATGCAGCGGCATGCCTGGCGGAGAACGGCTGGCCACTGGAAGGTGAGGATGTGATTGCCCTGACGCTGGATGGCATTGGCATGGGGGATAATGGCGAACTGTGGGGCGGTGAATGCCTGCGGGTGAATTATCTCGAATGTGAGCATCTTGGCGGTTTACCCGCTGTGGCGCTACCAGGCGGCGATCTGGCTGCTTCGCAACCGTGGCGTAACCTGCTCGCTCACTGCCTGGCATTTGTGCCGGACTGGCAGCAGCGAGCAGAAGCCCATGCCGTATTGGCGCAAAACTGGCCGTTACTGGCGACAGCGATCGGGCGCGGGATCAACGCGCCACTGGCTTCATCCTGTGGGCGCTTGTTCGACGCGGTTGCCTGCGCGCTGGGGATCACGCCAGAGGCACAGCGCTATGAAGGCGAAGCCGCCTGTAAACTGGAGGCACTCGCTGCCCACGGTTCGGGCACTGAACACCCGGTCACGCTAGCGGTAGAAAATGGCAACCTTGTGCTCCGCACCTTCTGGCAGCAATGGCTGGACTGGCAGGCAGAGCCGTGCGAGCGCGCATGGGCGTTTCATGATGCGCTGGCAAAGGGGCTGGCAGAGCTGGTTACACACCATGCCCGACGTTTCACCATCCGGACGGTGTGCTGTAGCGGAGGGGTATTACACAACCGGCTGTTACGCGCGCGACTGCAACATCATCTGCATGAATTTAATCTTCTTTTCCCTTATCGCCTGCCTGCAGGTGATGGGGCGATCTCCTTCGGGCAGGCGGTTGTCGCCGCGGCCCGGTCATGTTCACAAAGGATCTCAAATGTTACGACTCTTACGCAATGA
- the hydN gene encoding electron transport protein HydN — protein MNRFMMADASKCIGCRTCEVACVVSHQAEQDCASLTPESFLPRIHVIKGVNISTAAICRQCEDAPCANVCPNGAISREKGFVHVMQERCIGCKTCVVACPYGAMEVVVRPVVRNSGVGLSVRADKAEANKCDLCYHREAGPACMEACPTHALVCVDRDKLEQMSAEKRRRAAFDTSSSLLF, from the coding sequence ATGAACCGTTTTATGATGGCCGATGCCAGTAAGTGTATTGGTTGCCGTACCTGTGAAGTCGCGTGCGTAGTATCCCATCAGGCGGAGCAGGATTGTGCATCCCTGACCCCGGAATCTTTCCTGCCACGAATCCACGTCATTAAGGGCGTGAATATTTCAACGGCGGCCATCTGTCGTCAGTGTGAAGATGCCCCCTGTGCCAATGTGTGCCCTAACGGCGCGATCAGCCGTGAAAAAGGCTTTGTACATGTAATGCAGGAACGTTGCATTGGGTGCAAAACCTGCGTAGTAGCGTGTCCTTACGGCGCGATGGAAGTCGTGGTGCGCCCGGTTGTCCGTAACAGCGGCGTCGGGCTGAGCGTGCGAGCAGATAAAGCTGAAGCTAACAAATGTGACCTGTGCTACCACCGTGAGGCAGGGCCAGCCTGTATGGAAGCCTGTCCGACGCACGCGCTGGTTTGTGTGGATCGTGACAAGCTTGAACAGATGAGCGCGGAAAAACGCCGCCGGGCGGCATTCGACACGTCGTCATCTTTGCTGTTCTGA
- a CDS encoding LacI family DNA-binding transcriptional regulator, with protein sequence MTTMLEVAKRAGVSKATVSRVLSGNGYVSQETKDRVFQAIDESGYRPNLLARNLATKRTQTLGLVVTNTLYHGVYFSELLFHAARMTEEKGRQLILADGKHSAEEERKAIQYLLDMRCDAVIIYPRFLSVDEMDDIIEKCEQPIMVLNRRLRKNSSHCVWSDHKASCQAAVSQLIEQGHRDVAFITGSLDSPTGIERLSGYKEALAQHQIPLRPELIAQGKWNPASGAAAVSELLSRGETFTALVASNDDMAIGAMKQLHDSGIATPAAVSVIGFDDVAIAPYLTPSLSSVRIPVTEMIKETISRLIFMLDGGEFISQQTFSGELILRDSVTPGPHL encoded by the coding sequence ATGACCACGATGCTGGAAGTGGCGAAGCGGGCGGGCGTTTCGAAAGCGACGGTATCCAGGGTGCTGTCGGGAAATGGCTACGTGAGCCAGGAGACGAAAGACCGGGTGTTTCAGGCGATTGACGAGAGCGGCTATCGTCCCAATTTACTTGCGCGCAATCTGGCCACCAAACGGACGCAAACCCTTGGGCTGGTCGTCACGAACACGCTATATCACGGGGTCTACTTCAGCGAGTTGCTGTTCCATGCTGCCCGAATGACGGAAGAGAAGGGGCGACAGCTGATTCTGGCGGATGGTAAGCACAGCGCAGAAGAAGAGCGTAAGGCGATCCAGTATCTGCTCGATATGCGCTGCGATGCGGTGATCATCTACCCGCGTTTCTTAAGCGTGGACGAGATGGACGACATCATCGAGAAGTGCGAGCAGCCGATTATGGTGCTTAACCGTCGCTTGCGTAAAAACAGCAGCCATTGCGTCTGGTCTGATCATAAAGCCTCCTGCCAGGCGGCGGTGTCGCAACTCATCGAACAGGGGCATCGGGATGTCGCCTTTATCACCGGATCTCTGGACTCCCCAACCGGCATTGAGCGTCTTTCCGGCTACAAAGAGGCACTGGCGCAGCACCAGATCCCGCTTCGTCCTGAATTGATTGCCCAGGGAAAATGGAACCCGGCCAGCGGTGCGGCGGCGGTATCTGAGCTGTTATCCCGTGGCGAGACCTTTACAGCACTGGTGGCGAGCAATGACGACATGGCGATCGGCGCCATGAAACAGCTTCACGATAGCGGGATTGCTACCCCTGCGGCGGTGTCGGTGATTGGCTTTGATGATGTGGCGATTGCGCCGTATCTCACCCCCTCTCTCTCCAGCGTGCGAATTCCGGTAACGGAGATGATCAAAGAGACGATTAGTCGTCTGATCTTCATGCTGGATGGCGGTGAGTTTATCTCCCAACAAACCTTCTCTGGTGAGTTGATTTTGCGCGACTCCGTTACGCCGGGCCCTCATCTTTGA
- the ascF gene encoding PTS cellobiose/arbutin/salicin transporter subunit IIBC, protein MAKNYAALAKDVVSALGGKDNVVAVTHCMTRLRFVLKDESQLDSAQLKSISGVLGVVRNDNQCQVIIGNTVSQAYREVVNLLPTEMQPALPEGPQKLTFRRIGAGILDALIGTMSPLIPAIIGGSMVKLLAMILEMTGVLTKGAPTLTILTVIGDGAFFFLPLMVAASAAVKFKTNMSLAIAIAGVLVHPSFIELMAKAAQGEHVEFAFIPVTAVKYTYTVIPALVMTWCLSYIERWVDKITPAVTKNFLKPMLIVLIAAPLAIVLIGPLGIWIGSAISALVYTIHGYLGWLSVAIMGALWPLLVMTGMHRVFTPTIIQTIAETGKEGMVMPSEIGANLSLGGSSLAVAWKTKNPELRQTALAAAASAIMAGISEPALYGVAVRLKRPLIASLISGFICGAVAGIAGLASHSMAAPGLFTSVQFFDPANPMSIVWVFGVMALAVVLSFVLTLILGFEDIPVEDDAEKTRALHTAPVQAQAARA, encoded by the coding sequence ATGGCCAAAAATTACGCTGCGCTGGCGAAAGACGTTGTTAGCGCACTCGGCGGCAAAGACAACGTTGTCGCCGTCACCCACTGCATGACGCGCCTGCGTTTCGTCCTGAAAGACGAAAGCCAGCTCGACAGCGCACAGCTCAAAAGCATCAGCGGCGTACTCGGCGTGGTACGTAACGATAACCAGTGTCAGGTAATCATTGGCAATACCGTTTCTCAGGCCTACCGCGAAGTCGTGAATCTGCTGCCGACAGAGATGCAGCCAGCCCTTCCCGAAGGCCCGCAAAAGCTGACTTTCCGCCGCATTGGTGCGGGGATCCTGGATGCGCTGATCGGAACCATGTCACCACTGATCCCGGCGATTATCGGTGGGTCGATGGTCAAACTGCTGGCGATGATCCTGGAAATGACCGGCGTGTTGACCAAAGGTGCGCCAACACTGACCATACTGACGGTGATTGGGGACGGCGCATTTTTCTTCCTGCCACTGATGGTCGCCGCCTCTGCTGCCGTGAAATTCAAAACCAACATGTCACTGGCGATTGCTATTGCAGGCGTACTGGTTCACCCCAGTTTCATTGAGCTGATGGCAAAAGCTGCACAAGGTGAACACGTCGAGTTCGCCTTTATTCCGGTCACTGCGGTGAAATACACTTACACCGTGATCCCGGCGCTGGTGATGACCTGGTGTCTGTCCTACATCGAACGCTGGGTAGATAAAATTACCCCGGCCGTGACCAAAAACTTCCTCAAACCGATGCTGATTGTGCTGATTGCCGCGCCGCTCGCCATCGTACTGATTGGCCCGCTCGGGATCTGGATCGGAAGCGCGATCTCCGCGCTGGTTTACACCATTCATGGTTATCTGGGCTGGCTGTCCGTTGCCATCATGGGCGCACTCTGGCCACTGCTGGTGATGACCGGGATGCACCGCGTATTTACCCCCACCATCATTCAGACCATTGCCGAAACAGGCAAAGAAGGCATGGTAATGCCATCGGAAATTGGCGCTAACCTGTCACTCGGCGGTTCATCGCTGGCGGTCGCCTGGAAAACGAAAAACCCGGAATTGCGTCAAACCGCGCTGGCGGCGGCAGCCTCTGCCATCATGGCGGGGATCTCCGAACCTGCTTTGTACGGCGTGGCGGTTCGTCTGAAGCGTCCGCTGATTGCGAGTCTTATCAGCGGCTTTATCTGCGGCGCAGTTGCCGGGATTGCCGGGCTCGCCAGCCATTCGATGGCCGCACCAGGGTTGTTTACCAGCGTACAGTTCTTCGACCCGGCCAATCCAATGTCCATCGTCTGGGTATTTGGCGTGATGGCGCTGGCAGTGGTGTTATCGTTTGTCCTGACGTTGATTCTCGGCTTTGAAGATATCCCGGTTGAGGATGACGCGGAAAAAACCCGCGCCCTGCACACTGCGCCGGTTCAGGCACAAGCAGCACGAGCATAA